One Archangium lipolyticum genomic region harbors:
- a CDS encoding N-acetylmuramic acid 6-phosphate etherase produces MAKDTEGAARRFQGLDTWGTGEVLEALWSSQSRAAAACLPALPMLERAVDAAIARLPSGQGRLVYAGAGSSGMLAALDALELGPTFGWPTSRLSILLAGGLDLVRGIDGGAEDDEGAGRTRVRDARLGPSDVVLGVSASGGSAFTVGIVDEARRLGALTVAVANRAESPLVRAAEHAVVVDTGAEVIAGSTRLGAGTSQKVVLNLFSTATMVGLGLVYDNLMCHVRPENAKLRQRCTTIISRISNVGEDVAADALARHGDIPHAVLGLAGLSTEQADAALSHAGGNLRVALSSIVPNRRNG; encoded by the coding sequence ATGGCGAAGGACACGGAGGGGGCTGCTCGCCGGTTCCAGGGGTTGGATACCTGGGGTACCGGAGAGGTCCTCGAAGCGCTGTGGAGCAGTCAATCGCGCGCGGCGGCGGCATGCCTGCCGGCGTTGCCCATGCTCGAGCGCGCCGTGGACGCGGCGATCGCGCGTCTGCCCTCTGGCCAGGGGCGGCTGGTGTACGCCGGGGCTGGCTCCTCGGGCATGCTCGCGGCGCTGGATGCCCTCGAGCTCGGACCGACCTTCGGCTGGCCCACCAGCCGCCTCTCCATCCTGCTGGCCGGGGGGCTGGACCTGGTGCGTGGCATCGATGGTGGCGCCGAGGATGATGAAGGAGCGGGACGCACCCGCGTCCGGGACGCCCGGCTCGGTCCTTCCGATGTGGTACTGGGTGTGTCCGCCAGTGGTGGTAGCGCTTTCACGGTGGGGATCGTGGACGAGGCCCGGCGGCTGGGCGCCCTGACGGTGGCCGTGGCCAACCGGGCGGAGTCGCCGCTGGTGCGTGCCGCGGAGCACGCGGTGGTGGTGGACACGGGCGCGGAGGTCATCGCCGGCTCCACCCGGCTCGGCGCCGGCACGTCGCAGAAGGTGGTCCTCAACCTCTTCTCGACGGCCACCATGGTGGGCCTCGGGCTCGTCTACGACAATCTGATGTGCCACGTGCGGCCGGAGAACGCGAAGCTGCGTCAGCGCTGCACCACCATCATCTCCCGCATCTCCAACGTGGGAGAGGACGTCGCCGCCGACGCCCTCGCCCGTCATGGAGACATCCCCCACGCGGTCCTCGGACTGGCCGGCCTCTCCACCGAGCAGGCCGATGCCGCCCTGAGCCACGCCGGTGGGAACCTGCGCGTCGCGCTCTCGTCGATCGTACCCAATCGGAGGAACGGCTGA
- a CDS encoding GntR family transcriptional regulator, which yields MSIHPSGADAFDKQALSSDLPLPLYLQLARYLRGLISSGKFGHRDALPSERELAERFEVSRVTVRKALKELLDEGLLQQRQGAGTFVNRGPYVEQRLSTLTSFSEDMSSRGLSASSRWLHRMVSVATPEETLALGISPGAMVSRLQRLRMANDTPMALELAVIPTRFLPDPHEVQGSLYDTLRRRGYTPHRALQRLAAVKLTAEPAEQLGVPEGAAALYIERRTLLEDGTPLEFVRSHYRGDAYDFIVELNLSGPTGQQR from the coding sequence ATGTCGATTCACCCGAGCGGAGCCGACGCGTTCGACAAGCAGGCGCTGTCGAGTGACCTGCCGCTGCCGCTCTACCTTCAGCTGGCCCGGTATCTGCGGGGGCTGATCTCCAGCGGAAAGTTCGGTCATCGCGACGCGCTGCCGAGCGAGCGTGAGCTGGCGGAGCGGTTCGAGGTGTCCCGGGTCACGGTCCGCAAGGCCCTCAAGGAGTTGCTGGACGAAGGGCTGCTGCAGCAGCGCCAGGGCGCTGGCACCTTCGTGAACCGTGGCCCCTATGTGGAGCAGCGGCTGTCCACGCTGACCAGCTTCTCCGAGGACATGAGTTCGCGCGGGCTGTCCGCGAGCTCGAGGTGGCTGCACCGGATGGTCTCGGTGGCGACTCCCGAGGAGACGCTGGCGCTCGGCATCAGCCCGGGGGCCATGGTCAGCCGGCTGCAGCGGCTGCGCATGGCCAATGACACGCCCATGGCGCTGGAATTGGCGGTGATCCCCACCCGTTTCCTGCCGGATCCCCACGAGGTACAGGGCTCGCTCTACGACACGTTGCGGCGCCGGGGCTACACGCCCCACCGGGCCCTGCAGCGCCTGGCGGCGGTCAAGCTGACCGCGGAGCCCGCCGAGCAACTGGGTGTGCCGGAAGGTGCGGCGGCCCTCTATATCGAGCGCCGGACCCTGCTGGAGGACGGCACCCCCCTGGAGTTCGTCCGGTCCCATTACCGCGGCGATGCCTACGACTTCATCGTTGAATTGAACCTGTCCGGCCCGACCGGGCAACAGAGGTGA
- a CDS encoding SIS domain-containing protein, with product MNPGPHPAPVAPGSAAPVPALAREAFQSADVARQQIQRCSSSFAELGERLRQRPPRFVVTCARGSSDHAASYGKYLIETTLGRAVASVGPSVASVYNTRGLDLRDSLFIAVSQSGRSPDLLRLTEAARAGGALVIGFVNSEDSPLKALCEIGFPLCAGPEQSVAATKSYILSGLAFLQLVAHWSGEAALHDAVSRLPAALEAARELDWWPALSRLTDARSLFVLGRGSGLGAALEMALKLKETCRLHAEAFSTAEVSHGPLSLIRPGFPVLALGQEDNSAESTRSIVRRMVELGAEVHSVLDVPGARPLPSVPGVPSAIAPLCQIQSFYMAVHRLAAALDLDPDAPVHLRKVTETV from the coding sequence ATGAACCCTGGCCCCCATCCCGCTCCCGTCGCTCCTGGTTCCGCCGCTCCCGTTCCCGCCCTGGCGCGCGAGGCCTTCCAGTCCGCGGACGTCGCCCGTCAGCAGATCCAGCGGTGCTCCAGCTCCTTCGCCGAGCTCGGTGAGCGGCTGCGCCAGCGGCCTCCGCGCTTCGTCGTCACCTGCGCGCGCGGCAGCTCCGACCACGCGGCCAGTTACGGCAAGTATCTGATCGAGACCACGCTGGGGCGGGCCGTGGCCTCGGTGGGGCCCAGCGTGGCGTCCGTCTACAACACCCGGGGCCTGGACCTGAGGGACTCGCTCTTCATCGCCGTGTCCCAGTCCGGCCGCAGCCCGGACCTGCTGAGGCTCACGGAGGCGGCCCGCGCTGGTGGCGCCCTGGTCATCGGCTTCGTCAACAGCGAGGACTCTCCGCTCAAGGCCCTGTGCGAGATTGGTTTTCCGCTGTGCGCCGGTCCCGAGCAGAGCGTCGCCGCCACGAAGTCCTACATCCTCTCCGGCCTCGCGTTCCTGCAGCTGGTGGCGCACTGGTCGGGAGAGGCGGCGCTGCATGATGCGGTCTCGCGGTTGCCCGCGGCCCTGGAGGCCGCGCGCGAGCTGGATTGGTGGCCGGCGCTCTCGCGGCTCACCGATGCGCGCAGCCTGTTCGTGCTCGGGCGCGGGAGCGGGCTCGGCGCGGCCCTCGAGATGGCGCTGAAGCTCAAGGAGACCTGCCGGCTGCACGCCGAGGCCTTCAGCACCGCCGAGGTGAGCCACGGTCCGCTCTCCCTCATCCGCCCCGGCTTCCCCGTGCTGGCCCTGGGGCAGGAGGACAACTCGGCCGAGAGCACCCGGAGCATCGTGCGCCGGATGGTGGAGCTGGGCGCGGAGGTGCACTCGGTGCTGGATGTACCGGGCGCCAGACCGCTGCCGTCGGTCCCCGGGGTGCCGAGCGCCATCGCGCCCCTGTGCCAGATCCAGAGCTTCTACATGGCGGTGCACCGGTTGGCGGCGGCGCTCGATCTGGATCCCGACGCGCCCGTGCACCTTCGCAAGGTGACGGAGACGGTGTGA
- the nagA gene encoding N-acetylglucosamine-6-phosphate deacetylase: protein MRRVLRGARLFDGERMLDGHAVVVDEGRITAVVPESSAPADAQQQRLPEDALLVPGFIDAQVNGAGGVLFNETPTAEAVFAIAAAVRRSGTTGLLPTFITDDQSRMHLACDAVLEALSHPASGVLGIHLEGPFISGERPGVHDPRFIRAPDSRDLELLVALPERLASKKARMVLTLAPERVDDAFIKRLAAAGAVLSAGHTAASYERTGEAMAAGVRGFTHMFNAMPPAQNRQPGVGVAALMSTEAWCGVIVDGIHVHPAMLRMLLKIKPRGKVFLVTDAMPPVGTQASSFTLYGHTILRRDGRLVTENGTLAGADIDMATAVRNCVHLLELPLEESLRMASLYPASYLGLDDQVGRVAPGYRADLTLLRSDLSVLATWVGGQELWN, encoded by the coding sequence ATGAGACGCGTCTTGAGAGGGGCAAGACTCTTCGACGGCGAGCGCATGCTCGACGGCCACGCGGTGGTGGTCGACGAGGGGCGCATCACCGCCGTGGTTCCCGAGTCGTCCGCGCCGGCGGATGCCCAGCAGCAGCGTCTGCCCGAGGATGCGCTGCTGGTGCCGGGCTTCATCGACGCCCAGGTCAACGGGGCTGGAGGCGTGCTGTTCAACGAGACGCCCACGGCCGAGGCGGTGTTCGCCATCGCGGCGGCCGTGCGGCGCTCCGGCACGACGGGGCTGCTGCCCACCTTCATCACCGACGACCAGAGCCGGATGCACCTGGCCTGCGATGCCGTCCTCGAGGCCCTCTCCCATCCCGCCAGTGGTGTGCTCGGCATCCACCTGGAAGGCCCCTTCATCAGCGGCGAGCGGCCCGGGGTGCATGATCCCCGCTTCATCCGCGCGCCCGATAGCAGGGATCTCGAGCTCCTCGTGGCCCTGCCGGAGCGGTTGGCCAGCAAGAAGGCCCGCATGGTGTTGACGCTGGCGCCAGAGCGGGTCGACGACGCCTTCATCAAGCGGCTCGCCGCGGCGGGCGCGGTGCTCTCGGCCGGTCACACCGCGGCCTCCTACGAACGGACGGGAGAAGCGATGGCGGCGGGCGTGCGGGGCTTCACGCACATGTTCAACGCCATGCCTCCGGCCCAGAATCGCCAGCCGGGTGTCGGAGTGGCCGCGCTCATGTCCACCGAGGCGTGGTGCGGCGTCATCGTCGATGGCATCCACGTCCACCCGGCGATGCTGCGGATGCTCTTGAAGATCAAGCCGCGCGGCAAGGTGTTCCTGGTCACCGACGCCATGCCTCCGGTGGGAACCCAGGCCTCCTCGTTCACGCTCTATGGCCACACCATCCTGCGCCGGGATGGCCGTCTGGTGACGGAGAACGGAACGTTGGCCGGAGCCGACATCGACATGGCGACGGCGGTGCGCAACTGTGTCCACCTCCTGGAGCTGCCTCTGGAGGAGAGCCTGCGCATGGCCTCGCTCTATCCCGCGAGCTACCTCGGACTGGACGACCAGGTGGGCCGGGTGGCGCCGGGCTACCGTGCCGATCTCACGCTGCTCCGCTCGGACCTGTCCGTGCTCGCCACCTGGGTGGGTGGACAGGAGCTGTGGAACTGA
- a CDS encoding SIR2 family NAD-dependent protein deacylase, with protein sequence MTREELRRAADVLRSADALIIGAGAGMGVDSGLPDFRGTEGFWRAYPAYAKLGLDFASMANPRWFQRDPEFAWGFYGHRLGLYRATNPHPGFALLRTWASRMRHGAFVFTSNVDGQFQKAGFPDERILEVHGSIHHVQCLRPCTEISSAAPYSVDVDPETFRARPPLPTCPRCGSLLRPNILMFGDGGWDSSRTEAQDQRLEKWLATVEPGTLAVIECGAGTAIPSVRHFCESVAAARKGMLIRINVREPQVPAGGISLPLRALEALSGIAEEMERA encoded by the coding sequence ATGACACGCGAGGAGCTCCGCCGTGCCGCCGACGTCCTCCGCTCGGCGGATGCACTCATCATCGGCGCGGGGGCCGGCATGGGCGTCGACTCGGGGCTGCCCGACTTCCGCGGCACCGAGGGCTTCTGGCGCGCCTATCCGGCTTACGCGAAGCTCGGGCTCGACTTCGCGTCCATGGCCAACCCGCGGTGGTTCCAGCGCGATCCCGAGTTCGCCTGGGGGTTCTACGGCCACCGGCTCGGGCTGTACCGCGCGACGAATCCCCACCCCGGCTTCGCGCTGCTGCGCACCTGGGCCTCCCGCATGCGGCACGGCGCCTTCGTCTTCACCTCCAACGTCGACGGCCAGTTCCAGAAGGCCGGCTTCCCCGACGAGCGCATCCTCGAGGTCCACGGCTCCATCCACCACGTCCAGTGCCTCCGCCCCTGCACGGAGATCTCCTCCGCCGCTCCGTACTCGGTGGACGTGGACCCGGAGACCTTCCGCGCCAGGCCGCCGCTGCCCACCTGCCCGCGCTGCGGCTCGTTGCTCCGGCCCAACATCCTCATGTTCGGGGACGGAGGCTGGGACTCCTCGCGCACCGAGGCCCAGGATCAGCGGCTCGAGAAGTGGCTCGCCACGGTGGAGCCCGGCACCCTGGCGGTCATCGAGTGCGGCGCGGGGACAGCCATCCCCTCGGTGCGGCACTTCTGCGAGTCCGTGGCGGCGGCCCGGAAGGGGATGCTGATCCGCATCAACGTGCGCGAGCCCCAGGTTCCCGCAGGCGGCATCAGCCTCCCCCTGCGAGCGCTGGAGGCCTTGAGTGGAATCGCCGAGGAGATGGAGCGGGCATAG
- a CDS encoding Kelch repeat-containing protein, whose translation MKEASIRLLIALTLVLFAGCSTPSSDVGSVQFTAAVRQDLASGISRVAVTSSAADFPSVTTDLVLSSGTWGGYIGNIPAGSNRTFLAQAFDASGAKLFEGSASGITIYAGRSTSVAIALQQVDAPPPFENEAPLIDSLVASSSSVLAGGSLSFVANAHDPNMGDTLSYAWSSTAGTFSSTSTASTSWTAPHSTGIQTVTLTVKDPGGLSTSISLVVNVTQAGGEGSAWMYITFNNSPRVTSIRATPGQLVVGQATAVSVTAADPDGNGLSYSWGASCSGSWSNASSNSAQFTPSVLPDGACNNCRLTVTISDGRGGQSTGSMAMCVSGTAPTNHLNPVIIRSYRSSSQARAGQVLTFEVVASDPENSALTFSWAANSGSLGTPSHGTTSSRVTWSASCVSGATVPTITATVSNAFKQTATRSFVVAGLPACPTANWALTGSMAEFRYRHTATLLPNGKVLVAGYSPRAAELYDPSTGRWSATGSMAAQHNDLATATLLNNGKVLIAGGINSSGWTAPAELYDSVSNAWSTTGSMVTPRKYHTATLLKNGKVLVAGGQSSSGYISTAEVYDPTSGTWSPTGSMSVIRIFHAATLLSNGKVLVTGGFNNTTYMPTAELYDPDSGTWSATSPMSFPRSGHTATRLLDGKVLIAGGHTSSTAAEIYDPASGSWTVVGSMALARYGSQATLLLNGKVLITGGYAWFAPDDIRITFASAEVYDPASGSWSDGGTMNFPRDEHTATLLPNGKVLVAAGWDNLTTTELYTP comes from the coding sequence ATGAAAGAAGCTTCTATTCGTCTGCTGATAGCACTGACGCTGGTGTTGTTCGCGGGGTGCTCGACTCCTTCGTCAGACGTCGGCTCAGTCCAGTTTACTGCAGCTGTACGGCAGGACCTTGCGTCTGGTATCTCCCGTGTCGCTGTCACCTCTAGCGCAGCCGATTTCCCCAGTGTTACCACCGACTTGGTACTTTCCAGCGGTACCTGGGGGGGCTACATCGGCAATATCCCCGCTGGTTCGAACCGCACCTTCCTCGCGCAGGCCTTTGATGCCTCAGGCGCCAAACTCTTCGAGGGCTCGGCTTCTGGTATCACCATCTACGCAGGCCGCAGTACCTCGGTGGCCATTGCCCTCCAGCAAGTCGATGCTCCGCCTCCTTTCGAGAACGAGGCCCCGCTCATTGATTCACTGGTAGCCTCGTCCTCCTCCGTGCTGGCAGGTGGTTCCCTCTCCTTTGTGGCAAACGCCCATGATCCCAACATGGGTGACACCCTCTCCTACGCGTGGTCCTCCACCGCTGGCACCTTCTCTTCCACCTCTACAGCCTCTACTTCGTGGACGGCTCCGCATTCCACCGGCATTCAAACGGTCACCTTGACCGTAAAGGACCCTGGTGGCCTGTCCACCAGCATTTCCCTGGTCGTCAACGTTACCCAAGCGGGAGGCGAGGGCAGTGCATGGATGTACATCACATTCAATAATTCACCTCGTGTAACCTCCATCCGCGCTACGCCCGGGCAGCTCGTGGTTGGTCAGGCAACTGCTGTGTCCGTAACGGCTGCTGATCCGGACGGCAACGGTCTTTCCTATTCGTGGGGTGCCAGTTGCAGCGGTTCCTGGAGTAATGCCTCCTCCAATTCCGCGCAATTCACCCCCTCGGTTCTGCCTGATGGCGCATGCAATAACTGCCGATTGACGGTCACGATTTCGGATGGGCGCGGGGGGCAGAGCACTGGTAGCATGGCCATGTGCGTCAGTGGCACAGCTCCCACTAATCACCTTAATCCCGTCATTATTCGCTCCTACCGCTCCTCCAGCCAAGCAAGGGCGGGGCAGGTGCTAACCTTTGAGGTGGTTGCCAGCGACCCAGAAAATTCAGCACTCACCTTCTCTTGGGCAGCCAATTCCGGTTCCCTAGGCACGCCGTCACATGGCACAACCAGTAGTCGTGTGACGTGGTCGGCTTCTTGTGTAAGTGGCGCTACGGTTCCAACTATCACTGCCACGGTTTCAAACGCCTTCAAACAGACAGCCACTAGGAGTTTCGTAGTGGCGGGCCTGCCGGCGTGCCCCACCGCGAATTGGGCCTTGACGGGTTCCATGGCTGAGTTTCGCTACAGGCACACGGCGACGTTGCTGCCCAACGGCAAGGTACTCGTCGCTGGGTATTCCCCTCGCGCGGCGGAGTTGTACGATCCGTCCACGGGTAGATGGAGCGCAACAGGCTCGATGGCGGCGCAGCATAACGACCTAGCGACGGCAACGCTGCTGAATAACGGCAAGGTTCTCATCGCGGGGGGCATCAATAGCAGTGGTTGGACCGCTCCGGCGGAGTTGTACGATTCGGTTTCAAACGCCTGGAGCACTACTGGTTCCATGGTCACGCCTCGAAAGTACCACACGGCAACACTCCTAAAGAATGGCAAGGTACTTGTCGCGGGTGGCCAGAGTAGCAGCGGGTATATCTCAACGGCTGAAGTGTATGACCCGACCTCGGGCACGTGGAGTCCTACCGGCTCTATGTCCGTGATTCGCATATTCCATGCCGCGACGTTGCTATCCAATGGCAAGGTGCTTGTCACAGGTGGATTCAACAACACCACCTACATGCCGACGGCAGAACTCTACGATCCAGACTCGGGCACCTGGAGCGCCACCAGTCCCATGAGCTTCCCTCGCTCTGGACACACGGCAACACGGTTGCTCGATGGCAAAGTGCTGATAGCAGGTGGGCATACCAGCAGCACGGCTGCGGAGATATATGACCCGGCTTCGGGCTCCTGGACTGTTGTTGGCTCCATGGCACTGGCTCGCTACGGAAGCCAGGCAACACTGTTACTCAATGGGAAGGTGCTCATCACAGGCGGATACGCTTGGTTTGCTCCTGATGATATCAGAATTACTTTCGCGTCAGCGGAGGTTTATGACCCAGCTTCAGGCTCATGGAGCGATGGTGGCACCATGAACTTCCCACGTGATGAACACACAGCAACGCTACTGCCGAATGGCAAGGTGCTCGTCGCGGCGGGATGGGACAATCTCACGACTACGGAACTGTACACGCCCTGA
- a CDS encoding SDR family oxidoreductase, with product MAGRILVIGATGTVGGHLVAQLEQLGEEVRAATREPGRAARRTGGKTQYVSFDLERPETFAPALDGADRVFLMARPGDEQADRVALPLIDEMKRQRIRHVVNLTAMGAEHREDFALRKVERYLEASGLGFTHLRPNFFMQIFSGGPLLQDLETTGALHIPAADAKLSFVDARDIAAMAVAALTGPGHAGKAYTLTGARALDHAEVARTLSEVAARSIQYVPLGEEEARQLLARSGLSPERIERLIGFYRLVRQGFCAPVSSDIETVLGRPPISFERFARDHASCWI from the coding sequence ATGGCAGGCAGGATTCTCGTGATCGGAGCCACGGGGACGGTGGGAGGCCACCTCGTGGCGCAGTTGGAGCAGCTCGGTGAAGAGGTGCGGGCCGCGACCCGGGAGCCGGGCCGCGCCGCGAGACGCACCGGCGGCAAGACGCAATACGTGTCCTTCGACCTCGAGCGGCCGGAGACCTTCGCACCAGCGCTCGACGGCGCCGACCGCGTGTTCCTAATGGCCCGCCCCGGAGACGAGCAGGCGGACCGTGTCGCCCTTCCGCTCATCGACGAGATGAAGCGGCAGCGCATCCGCCACGTCGTCAACCTGACCGCCATGGGCGCGGAGCATCGGGAGGACTTCGCGCTCAGGAAGGTGGAGCGCTACCTGGAGGCCTCCGGGCTCGGCTTCACCCACCTGCGTCCCAACTTCTTCATGCAGATCTTCTCCGGAGGCCCGCTGCTCCAGGACCTCGAGACGACCGGTGCGCTCCACATCCCGGCCGCCGATGCGAAGCTCTCGTTCGTCGACGCGCGAGACATCGCCGCGATGGCCGTGGCCGCACTCACCGGGCCGGGCCACGCCGGCAAGGCCTACACCCTCACCGGCGCACGGGCCCTCGATCATGCCGAAGTGGCGCGCACCCTCTCCGAAGTGGCGGCGAGGTCCATCCAGTACGTCCCCCTCGGTGAAGAGGAGGCACGCCAGCTCCTGGCGCGCTCGGGACTGTCTCCCGAGCGCATCGAGCGGTTGATCGGCTTCTACCGGCTCGTCCGCCAGGGCTTCTGCGCCCCCGTCTCCTCCGACATCGAGACGGTGCTCGGCCGTCCGCCCATCTCCTTCGAGCGGTTCGCCAGGGACCACGCCTCCTGCTGGATCTGA
- a CDS encoding TetR/AcrR family transcriptional regulator gives MAQQLKDEVQEAIASAALEIFARKGFRQATMAEIGKAARISTGNIYRYYENKEDLFHALLTEEFVASFVDLVRRRVKSLDGIEDIRELAPTAPFHGISQELLAFCLANRQRVVILLGRSQGTRYETFSEELVATLVKLAIAHFRALHPELKVTKTMRFNLDRLYRNFVGMMVDILTHFHEEADIRQAIDDYSRYHLAGLKSFFG, from the coding sequence ATGGCCCAGCAGCTCAAGGACGAGGTCCAGGAAGCCATCGCGTCCGCCGCGCTGGAGATCTTCGCGCGCAAGGGATTCCGTCAGGCCACGATGGCGGAGATCGGCAAGGCCGCGCGCATCTCGACGGGCAACATCTACCGGTACTACGAGAACAAGGAGGACCTGTTCCACGCACTCCTCACCGAGGAGTTCGTCGCCTCCTTCGTGGACCTGGTGCGCCGCCGTGTGAAGTCACTCGATGGCATCGAGGACATCCGGGAGCTCGCGCCCACGGCCCCCTTTCATGGCATCTCCCAGGAACTGCTCGCCTTCTGTCTGGCCAACCGGCAACGCGTCGTCATCCTGCTCGGCCGCTCCCAGGGAACCCGGTACGAGACCTTCTCCGAGGAGCTCGTCGCGACCCTCGTGAAGCTGGCCATCGCGCACTTCCGCGCCCTCCACCCGGAGCTCAAGGTCACGAAGACGATGCGCTTCAATCTCGACCGGCTCTACCGGAACTTCGTGGGGATGATGGTGGACATCCTCACGCACTTCCACGAGGAGGCAGACATCCGGCAGGCCATCGATGATTACTCGCGCTACCACCTGGCCGGCCTCAAGAGCTTCTTCGGCTGA
- a CDS encoding zinc-dependent alcohol dehydrogenase family protein, with protein MKAYELKKAGSVDGWEQVERPEPKPGPGQALVRIRAVSLNYRDLLIARGGYRMPVSLPVIPVSDGAGEVVAVGQGVTRVKPGDRVAPTFFQTWTEGDATPEKVGKSLGGSVDGVLAEYVVLDAEGLVHLPEHYSFEEGATLPCAAVTAWNALVPQGKLQAGQTVLALGTGGVSVFALQFAKALGARVIITSSHDEKLERAKALGADGTVNYKKHPDWEEKVLELTGGQGVDHVLEVGGAQTLPKSARATRPGGHISLIGLLSGAPGKPDPSLAEPKKLRIEGVFVGSRVMFEDMNRLITQHRMKPVIDRAFPFEKARDALRYLEEGAHFGKVVITL; from the coding sequence ATGAAGGCCTATGAGCTGAAGAAGGCGGGGAGTGTCGATGGATGGGAGCAGGTGGAGCGGCCCGAGCCGAAACCCGGACCCGGCCAGGCCCTGGTGCGGATCCGGGCGGTGTCCCTGAACTACCGGGATCTGCTCATCGCGCGGGGAGGCTACCGGATGCCTGTTTCCCTGCCTGTCATCCCCGTATCGGACGGAGCGGGCGAGGTGGTCGCGGTGGGGCAGGGCGTTACCCGGGTGAAGCCCGGGGATCGCGTGGCGCCGACCTTCTTCCAGACGTGGACGGAGGGGGATGCGACGCCGGAGAAGGTGGGCAAGTCCCTCGGAGGGAGCGTCGACGGCGTGCTGGCGGAGTACGTCGTGCTGGACGCGGAGGGGCTCGTGCACCTGCCGGAGCACTACTCCTTCGAGGAGGGCGCCACGTTGCCCTGCGCGGCGGTCACGGCGTGGAACGCGCTGGTGCCCCAGGGCAAGCTCCAGGCCGGTCAGACGGTGCTGGCACTGGGCACGGGCGGCGTCTCCGTCTTCGCGCTCCAGTTCGCCAAGGCGCTGGGGGCGCGCGTCATCATCACCTCCAGCCATGACGAGAAGCTGGAGCGCGCGAAGGCGCTCGGCGCGGATGGCACCGTCAACTACAAGAAACATCCCGACTGGGAGGAGAAGGTCCTGGAGCTGACGGGCGGGCAGGGCGTGGACCACGTCCTCGAGGTGGGGGGCGCGCAGACGCTCCCGAAGTCCGCCCGCGCCACGCGGCCCGGTGGGCACATCTCCCTGATCGGTCTGTTGAGTGGTGCTCCTGGCAAGCCCGATCCCTCCCTCGCCGAGCCGAAGAAGCTGCGCATCGAGGGCGTCTTCGTGGGCAGCCGCGTCATGTTCGAGGACATGAACCGGCTCATCACCCAGCACCGGATGAAGCCCGTCATCGACCGCGCCTTCCCCTTCGAGAAGGCGCGCGACGCCCTGCGCTATCTCGAGGAGGGGGCCCACTTCGGCAAGGTGGTGATCACGCTCTGA